The Thalassospira sp. TSL5-1 sequence TGTCTGCCCCAACACCCTCGGCAACATCCGAAATTCCGACAAAACCGGCCCGTCGCGGCAAACGCTTTGCCCGTTTCCGCCAACTTGAATTTGTTCTTGGCATTCTTTTGGCGGGCGGCATGTGCCTTGCCGTTCTGTTTTCCGGGCTGCTCTTTCCCGATGGCGGCGAAAAAATCGACCTGATGGCCCGCCTCACCCCGCCCTTTGTCAAGGCAGCCCATATTTTCGGCACCGATCCGCTTGGACGTGATGTTTTGGCACGCGTCATTATTGGCGGCAAAATCTCGCTTCAGGTCGGTTTGATCTCGGTCGCTGGTGCAGTTGCCATTGGTGTGGTGATGGGCCTGGTTGCCGGTTATTATAGGGGTTTCTGGGATATTCTGGTCATGCGCTTTGCCGATGTACAGCTTGCCCTGCCCTTTATTTTGCTCGCCATCACCTTTATCGCCATTGTTGGCGGTGGCATCACCAATACCATCATTTTGCTGATTGTCTCGCAATGGGTGCAATATGCCCGCCTGGTGCGTGGTTTGGTTCTCTCGCTGCGTGACCGGGAATTTATTCAGTCCGCCCGCGCCATTGGCGTTGCCGATATCCGCATTCTGTTTTCCCATCTTCTGCCCAATCTGATCGGCCCGGTGATTGTGCTGATGACCCTGAATGTTGCCACCAACATTTTGCTCGAAAGCAGCCTGACTTTCCTTGGCCTTGGCGTTAATCCGCTCATCCCAAGCTGGGGTGGCATGCTGGCCGATGGCCGTACCTATTTGCAAAATGCCTGGTGGGTCAGTGTCTTCCCCGGCCTTGCCATCATGCTGACCGTGCTTGGCCTGAACCTGCTGGGCGACTGGTTGCGCGACAGCCTGGATCCAACTGGAAAGACCTCCCAATGAGCGAAATTTTCAAACAAAGCTTTCCCCGCAGCCTTGACCAGTTGATCGAGCACTATAACAACGATGCCCATCGCGGTACGACGATCGAAGCATGGCTGTTTGAGGACGAGGCAACGCGCCGTGCCGGTGAACGCATTCTGGCAATCCACGGCATCACCGCGCATCTGCGTAGCGCCTATAAACCCCTTGTCCATGCGGTTCTCGAAGAAATTGACCTGTCCGATGCGACGGCCGTTGAAATCGCCTATCCGCGCCATGAATTGTGCACCGAAAACCGGTTTCGCCTGGAAACCTATCCGGTCGCGGCGCTGTGCAATGGTGCCGAAATCTCGTTTGTTCCCGGCAATGAAACCGCTTTCACCTATCAACTGACAATCACCCGCGGCAATGGCAATCAAACCAGTCACTACATTTTCGCCCCCAACCGGATTCATCAGGATTGCATTGGTGAAACCCTGGTCTCGCCCACCGGCTGGTTACGGGTGCGCGATGCACAGGGCGAAATCCTGACCGATGGTCGCCTGGAAACCGATTACGAGGCCGCCTTTCACACCACCATAGATGCCATCGCCCATCATGACTGGGGCGGTAGCGAACCCTATTTCAACGAACTCAATATCCGTGTGACCCTGCCCATTGCCGATCAGCCCTTGGGCATTGGCGACGAGGTCCTTAGCCTCCGCGAAGCCCTGCACGAAGATTTCTATTTCTCGCTATTGGAATTCTTTCAGAAAAAATCCGGGCGCCCCCTGGGGGATCGTGGCTTGCAGCCAGGGCAAATCGTACCCGAAATCATCCAGATGGATGGTGCACCCTCGGTACGTGTCACCTTGCGCGATTTTGATCTGGCGGTGATTGAAACGCCCGATCAATCGCTTGATCAGGCCCAAGCGGCCCTTAATCCCGATCAAATCATTCGCGAGCTTGTCAATAT is a genomic window containing:
- a CDS encoding ABC transporter permease codes for the protein MSAPTPSATSEIPTKPARRGKRFARFRQLEFVLGILLAGGMCLAVLFSGLLFPDGGEKIDLMARLTPPFVKAAHIFGTDPLGRDVLARVIIGGKISLQVGLISVAGAVAIGVVMGLVAGYYRGFWDILVMRFADVQLALPFILLAITFIAIVGGGITNTIILLIVSQWVQYARLVRGLVLSLRDREFIQSARAIGVADIRILFSHLLPNLIGPVIVLMTLNVATNILLESSLTFLGLGVNPLIPSWGGMLADGRTYLQNAWWVSVFPGLAIMLTVLGLNLLGDWLRDSLDPTGKTSQ
- a CDS encoding M14 family metallopeptidase → MSEIFKQSFPRSLDQLIEHYNNDAHRGTTIEAWLFEDEATRRAGERILAIHGITAHLRSAYKPLVHAVLEEIDLSDATAVEIAYPRHELCTENRFRLETYPVAALCNGAEISFVPGNETAFTYQLTITRGNGNQTSHYIFAPNRIHQDCIGETLVSPTGWLRVRDAQGEILTDGRLETDYEAAFHTTIDAIAHHDWGGSEPYFNELNIRVTLPIADQPLGIGDEVLSLREALHEDFYFSLLEFFQKKSGRPLGDRGLQPGQIVPEIIQMDGAPSVRVTLRDFDLAVIETPDQSLDQAQAALNPDQIIRELVNIEGEVFDARSRAGRQIFARYHAGTDKPVMISGGQHPNETSGVVGALRAAQTLNSRENSHFTISPLENPDGYALHQRLIQDNPRHMHHAARYTALGDDLEYRKGTNLLEKEIRVRAQEISGADLHINLHGYPAHEWTRPLSGYVPRGFAMWTLPKGFFLILRHHESAAERAEMLIDRVTKRLADMPGLLEFNASQIKLYETHAGEHGFRMINGFPCWVSIDDRHDVPITLITEYPDETVYGDAFIAGHTAQMATVLAAYDAHQEMS